One window from the genome of Amycolatopsis sp. NBC_01480 encodes:
- a CDS encoding (2Fe-2S)-binding protein produces the protein MEITVTVNDEQYRRSVEPRLLLVHFLRDDLGLTGTHWGCDTSNCGACVVWLDEVPVKSCTVLAAMADGKRVRTVEDLAFGTALDPVQQGFVQCHGIQCGFCTPGLLMTARWLLDHDPDPAEGTIREAISGQLCRCTGYENIVRSIRWAAEHPDGVTP, from the coding sequence GTGGAGATCACCGTGACGGTGAACGACGAGCAGTACCGCCGCTCGGTCGAGCCCCGCCTGCTGCTGGTGCATTTCCTGCGCGACGACCTCGGCCTCACCGGCACCCACTGGGGCTGCGACACGTCCAACTGCGGCGCTTGCGTGGTGTGGCTCGACGAGGTGCCGGTGAAGTCGTGCACGGTGCTCGCCGCGATGGCGGACGGCAAGCGCGTCCGCACCGTCGAAGACCTCGCGTTCGGCACGGCGCTCGACCCGGTGCAGCAGGGTTTCGTGCAGTGCCACGGGATCCAGTGCGGGTTCTGCACACCGGGCCTGCTGATGACCGCGCGCTGGCTGCTCGACCACGACCCCGATCCGGCCGAGGGCACCATCCGCGAGGCCATCTCCGGGCAGCTGTGCCGCTGCACCGGGTACGAGAACATCGTGCGCTCGATCCGCTGGGCCGCCGAGCACCCGGACGGGGTCACGCCATGA